Within Puntigrus tetrazona isolate hp1 chromosome 17, ASM1883169v1, whole genome shotgun sequence, the genomic segment ttttttacattgataaaTTCACTAGCTGCAGACGTCTCAGTGAAGGTTATAGTTAGTCTCTGTGAGTGTTGCGTCATGACATTTGTCATAGTTGGTGAACAGCTGAAactatgtaatattaattaacatctAGAAGTCTCCATTTAATAATAACCAGCAGGACCTGTGCAATTTGAGGTCCTTGTGAGAATTGCTCCAGTTGTCCTGCAGGCATCGACTGAAGTGCTGCACTAATGGATTGAGTGTGTTAATGATGTGTGGAGATGAGCCCCAGCTGATGCTCACCTCCCAGACCCCTCATGCTGCTGTGTGTGCACTCGCAGAGTTGAGCTGtgtttttactgtgtgttttctgcatgCTGCCCTCTTCAGAGCTGCGCAGTGATTGTGTGAGTTTATGGCAATTTTCAGTCACTGGGTCTGGTACACGTATCTGGCTAGGAGTGGGCGGTATGACCAAATCCTGCCACCGTGTtgaagcaatagttcaccccaaaatgaaaaacctgtcaaaggaaaatgttttgaagaaagtttgtaaccaggctgttttgggtcaccattgactcccaaTAGTGCCAATGGTGATCCAAAACAGCATGCTCACAGActtactttaaaatatcttcctttgtgttcaaaGAAATTCATGCCGGTTTGGAGCTAATTgaaggtgagcaaatgatgacaggattttcatttttgggtgaactatttctttttcacagaatatttaactaaataatttttataaaaaggtGGAAAATCTCTGTTTAACCTTGTTTAAAAccttaaatgtttctttgaaaaattcctaaattattaatttcgaccaaagtaaattaaattagctGCAcaactgtttgttgttgttgttgttgttattattattattattattattattattattttttttttaatctatttaaaaatttaatctatttaatcattgacttaaagtgttttttttttttttttaataattaaactgtataatatCTGTATATTTAGTTAAATAGCGTTGGAATAAGTTTACTAGTGAAGCAAACAGGGAAATGTGTAAAGGGTCCAAAGCTATTTTTGCTGGCAATTCTTTTGTTTCAGTGTagtaattgatttaattttgtgaaaaattataatctatttttaatctttattctTGTATAATGATAAAGAAcccaagtaaaaaataaataaaatagcaagtgatttttgtaaatatgtaagaCAGTAGAAGCACATCTCTGACTGTTGATGTctttattaatatgcaaaaatgcagaGTTACACCACGTTTACGAAACTTAAACCCCTCTGCACtagacaaaacattaaaatgtgtcaTTCCGCCCAGCCCTCCATCTGGCTTGTCATGTGACTGGGGTGACGCCCGTGTTGGGTGGTTACTGAAAGATGTCTCTCATTTCAGGAAGCATCTATTCTAGTCCTGGACTTTACAGCAAGACCATGACGCCTACCTATGACTCTCGGGACGGCAGCCCTCTGTCCCCCACCTCGGCGTGGTTCGGAGACAGTCCGCTCTCAGAAGGCAATCCCAGCATCCTCGCTGTCAGCCAGCCCATCACCTCGCCCGACATCGTGGTCAAGATGTACAAACCACAGTCCCTCCTGGACAAGGCCAAGATCAACCAGGGGTAAGCTGGGACAGATCTGACGTGTGAGGAGACTGCGGTTCAGAAGGCTTTGGCTAATATTCGTCTGATTGTCTTTGTGAAGGTGGCTGGACTCCTCCAGATCACTGATGGAGCAGGATGTGAAGGAGAACGAGGTTCTTCTGCTCCGGTTCAAGTACCACAGCTTCTTTGACCTCAACCCCAAGGTCAGTGTGTTTTGCATATGTATATCcacatagtaataataaaaacaatgctgaTTTTGGACATTCCAGAATGACTTGCAAGCTCTTAAAGGGtcatgaaaagcttttttttttttttttttgcactgtccACTGAGGTTCAATGttgtgtaactttttttttttttcttaatcaaaaaacattataatttagATGTAATGGTctattttctgttctgttttcagCCGCCCTCACtagaacattttttaatatgattgTAGATGAATAATTTGATTTTAGGTGAAATTACGAGTCCTAGATTTTCTGCGTTTTTCATGTTATGGGAGCCAGTGAGTATGTTTTTTaggtattattttatgtatttaaatgtttttttttttccctgatcATATTGTCATATGTCTCATCCTTTCTTGACTTCATCAGTATTTTAATCCATCTTGTGAAACTAAGGttaatttaaagtgaaaactaaatgtattttccaACCTGAAATATACAGTCACAAAGAATAGTTTGTTACATACAGTCTGTACCAATATCATGGACCATAAGCATCACCTGACCACTGAGAGTAGTTTGGGCTCCTCCTCAATGCATCCTTATATAAGTGTCATGTAGGGTTGTGCTGATTAGAAACAGATATTATCATGTAATGATGATAGTCAAGATATTAGGCTCATTCTTCTatgtataaaactattattattattattattattattattattgaacgtgacaaaactttgttttcattacagcacattaacaaaaaacattgcttATTCTCCATCATCGttatataaatatgcagatAGTGTGTTATCAGTCTAAAGGGCTCAATTTCCAGAGCGCTGTATGACTTATGTATCAGTTTAATTTTAAGGTTACTCCAAAAATATGAACTTGGGCTACCTGAAAATACTGATAACTTCCGCTCTGACACGGGATGCTTCTCTATTTAGACCGTGCGTCCTGCGGTGAAATATATGACTGCTGTATCCCAATATATGAACTagccattttaaatattgttatatttaacatgtcgatttttcagtttgtttgaaaGTGTGTAATTTTGGTTACTGGTTTTTCCaggctcgctctctctctcatgcactCGTGGTTAAAATCACCAAATAGTTATGAAATAGCCTGCGACAAGTACAGAGAGTCTCTCTCTAGCCCCCAGATAACATTGTGTATCAGCGATCTCACAAGCTGCCGATGTGACcatattaaaaatgaccatATCGCCCCGCCCTGTTGTCATGCGTCTCTTACACATACAGTTTTTCTTCAATGGTCAAATTAAGTCATGTAGATAGCTGttaagtaaaaatatcaatatgcaGTAGCTCGCCAATACAGCAGAATACAGCTCCTCTTTCTAGTTATCTTATTGAGACTGAATGGTTATTCTAAGGTAGATGTATTATTACATTGCAGTGTTTACAAGCTacacattttcttcagtttgAAGCGCTAAACAAGCTTTAACgcgagacatttttaaaaagttgtacgcggtatttcttttaaaatcggTAACCTTTTTGATGTTATTTCATATTATGTACTAAAGTATGAGAAAGATACAATGCTTGAACTGAGATGCTATAGTGATTGCGCCTACCACATTAAAGAgcgtatttattatttattatatttgaatttccTATTTAATTgtgttccataaagatattttgttaatttggtAATGTGCATCACTAAGAACTTAgtttggacagctttaaagtTGATTTTCCTAATATTTAggttccagattttcaaatagttgtacgTCAGCCATATATTGTCCTATCGTAACATCGATGGTTTATTTGGAAGCTTAATGGaagctcatttattcagctttcggaCGATATTTAAATCTCGGTTTCCAAAAATTGACTGGTTGTgttctccagggtcacatgtgcCGTGCATTATGCTCACTCATAGGCCTCTCAGAGTTGTGAGGAGGTTGTGGTGGGAGTGGTGTTGTGGTGTCGTGTTTTTAACCCTCTCCTGACCCCTGCAGTATGATGCCATCAGGGTGAACCAGCTGTATGAGCAGGCCAAGTGGGCCATCCTGCTGGAGGAGATCGAGTGCACCGAGGAGGAGATGATGATGTTCGCCGCCCTGCAGGTACGTGCGCCTCCGAGCCTCGGCCGGGACTGCTGCGTAAGCTCGACAGACTGCGGTCTTCACTCGGGTCCCTGTTAATGAATTGGATGGGCTCCGTGCCTGGCTGCGTAGCATCCGCAGCGTGCAAACGTTTGGCTGCGGCGTTTGTTTTCACTGGCCCTTTGGCCAACGATGACCCTGCTATTTCAAACCCTCATAAATGTGGAGCGACAACACCTCAGGACGCCTCACTGTCTTCACGTCGTGTAAATATAGAGCGGGCGTCTGCTCGAGGGAGGCGAGACCACCCTGAGTCTCCTGCCCCGAGGAGGTGTGGGCTGCTCTTGCAGGGATTTGTGGAGGTGCATCAGCGGTGTCGACTTTCTCTGTTTACGTACAGCAAGGTTAAATTAGTCAGGTCTGTCCTTCCCCATCCGTCCACACCACGTCCAGTCAGAGGACACCGGTCTGGATGTGTCTCTGGGTAGACATCAGCAGCTCTAAGTTTAGCCAGCTTTACAGCGAGCCTGTTAACCGTTGAGAGAAATCTGTGTGTCATTCACCTACTAACTGCTCTTATCCGAGCGGAGAGATGGTGACATGAAAATGCCTTTAGCCTCTATTTTGAAAGCGAGGCTGTCATCGGCGTACAGTGAAATAAACATCTGTAGTCCAACTGTCCACTGTAGCACCATAGGGGTCGGAGAATGAGGTCACAGGCTTTAGTGTCCTACATGAATAGTattgtatttaagaaaaacaatagaaaaaaattgtgttagcgacatttaaataaatgttgaattattaacttgaaacaaattaaaactaaagaacttgtaaaaaaataaataaaaaaaaataatatatatatatatatatatatatatatatatatatatatatatatatataagaatttacaatattaatatgatgaattattaaatgacaacgtgtgtgtttttgtaattttgatgtgtttttatttgcagtacCACATCAACAAGCTGTCCATCATGTCTTCAGACAATCACATGAACAACAGCGAGAAGGAGATCGACGAGGTCGATGCAGCTCTGTCCGATCTGGAGATCACTCTCGAGGGAGGAAAGACGTCCAACACACTGGTACTGGCGCAGGCTTTTATCACATTCAAATATTGCATATCATAATACCCTTAAAAAACAATCACTTCATTCAAATCCCATATCTCCATGAAGCACTGTAGGGTTAAATAACATTACACAtcacaataaacattaattatgaGCAAAATATTACTCGCATAGCATTCAtttcattacttaaaaaaaaaaaaaaatccaagtattattttaaatcaaagtcGTTCAAATAaaggattatttaaaaatgagcacTGTAAGCGAGTGCAGtgattatataacattatactGCAGACCGATTAaacatgctgaaataaaaacaatgacataaaaaaatgtaatccgaACGGTGTGTTCTGAATTCTCCTGTTTCTGTAAAAGGCGTGCAGCTGTTATGCAGAAGATTTCAACATCATTACGACTTTACcaactttatttattactttatttacactttttgttCTCAGGGTGACATCACATCCATCCCTGAACTGGCTGACTACGTAAAAGTGTTCAAGTGAgtcaaactaaatgttttttagtcaaaaaaaaatcacattaggAAGCAAGGCTTTTTGTCACGTATATAGACTCTGTGTATTAGTCTATGCTGAGACCTGATCAGCGTTAGAGAAGGCTATATCAGAGGAATTTCCCTTTTGAGTATCTTTTGCTCTCACCTCAGACCAAAGAAGCTCACTCTGAAAGGATACAAGCAGTACTGGTGCACATTCAAGGACATCACAATCTCCTGCTACAAGAGCCGCGAGGAGGCCCACGGCACGCCGGCGCACCAGATGAACCTGAGAGGTGAGCGCTCGGCCCCGACGCCGTCCCTTTACCGCTGCAGCACTGCATCTCATGCATCTCTGTTTGTCCACAGGCTGTGAAGTCACACCAGACGTCAACATTTCCGGTCAGAAATTCAACATCAAGTTGCTAATTCCTGTAGCAGATGGTATGAATGAGATCTGGCTGCGGTGTGATACTGTGAGTAAGACACTTCTATTGATCGCCGCTCATCACTGCGCAATAAATCGCCTCTAAAAGGAATGGTTAAtggttaactaaaactatattaattaaaagtggGGTTGTTGCATCATATAACAAACATAAGATATCACGTAAAAACACAACTATTACTATAAACATATAGCCTCTGAATTAATATGCATTAGATAAATCATCTTCCAGACCTGAGAGTCATCAAAagcttttctttgcattttgaATTCCGCTACGCTCCTCAAAGATGCACGTGTGACGCTAAAGGTACTtggaaatattttgaatttgtttcagctagttgccaggAACATCTAATTTTCATTCGGTACTGATTtcctaaaatgacaaaaaccgaaataaaaaaaaaataggccaaAAAGTCCCCAAACACtaataaaactgacaaaaaacactttttaaaatgagaatgAAAAGGGAACATCAAACACATCTCAGCGGTGTTAAATCAGCGCTCTCCATGTCTTCAGGAGAAGCAGTACGCTCAGTGGATGGCAGCTTGCCGCTTGGCCTCCAAAGGGAAGACGATGGCAGACAGTTCCTACAACTTGGAGGTCCAGAACATTCTGTCCTTCCTGAAGATGCAGCACATGAATCCCGACCCTCAGATCATAGAGCCCATCAGCACCGACATCAACCCTGAGTGTCTGGTGTCTCCACGATACCTGAAGAAATACAAGAGCAAGCAGGTAAACGAGAGCGGTGTGCTGCAGACAGACGCTGATCTTAGCGTGCTGCTGATTTTTAAATCAGGCTTCACTGACAATAAAATTATGATAgtcataaattttattttatattaagggGATTTTTTCCCCtgtatttattagcatttttgtgtttttctgaccTTATGCATGAACCAGTTGCTTttccaaatttaaaatgcatgcatgggTTGCTTGAAACAGCACTGTATGGCGCTTCATGCGTCTCAGCAAGGGTCCAAAATGAACACGCGCGTGAGGAAAAACCTCCCTTGTAGAgttgcttttaaaagcaaataacaCTCGGTTCATTCACCATGATCTCCATCTCTGCAATCGCTCTTTGGGTTGCTTATTTGTAGCGAAAATTGtttgaattgtaatttaattttatttggaaaaatgaaatttttgtaattattttttaacttttttttttttttttgtgtatccCAATTAATCTTGATTAAAGTGCAGTTGGGCTTTCTTGACTGGatgtaaaaataactaaataaaaaattattaataataataaaaaaaaaatagtaacaataaaaacataatagcacacacacacactatgtaaGCAGAAACACTCCTTTTGTATGCAGTTAATCAGAATGAATCGTTTGAcaacactgtatgtgtgtgaaagttTTTGTTGTACTTGATTGAAAAACAAGGTTAAAGTGAAAGTATGTGTGTAGGGGGTTTGTGTGGGAGCGGACAGACGGCTCCTGTGTGCTGCCGCCGCCGCCGGTGTCGTCTTACAGTGGCCCTGGACTCAGTCCAGCTCCTGTGATGCTGGGGGATGGTGGGCTTCCTGTCCTCACATCTCACTCTCTCTGGAAGAAACTTTGAGGAGCTGGGGTGGGGTCTTCAGAAACGGGCGGGAAAAAATACAGGAAACAAGCTGCGCCTGGGAATGTGGAGAGGCATCCTGGGAAGAAGAGAGCGGTTTGTTTGTGAGGGCGATGGTGGAGTCCGGATGATTCTGAGCTCTTTTATCCGTGCATTATACGCTCGATTTCTTTTCTTCAGAAGCTTTCTCTGGGATTTTATTCCCAGAAGGACGTGGGTCAATAAGCACTAAACTTTGGGGAAACAAGGATAGATGACTTTCTCACTTCCAGGCTCGACAGGATCAGGAAAGCGGATGTTGTCATCCGAATGGTGGGGGGTTTCAGATGATTTCTTGGGTGTAAATGTGTGTGGCTCCACCTTGTGGAGGCGACGGTGTATAGCTTGAAGTGTGACGGAAACGTTTCGGGTTAATCGTGAACTACAGCTCAGCCATGGACTTTGAACCCAGTTTATGTGTTTAAAAGGTTTTGATTTGGTCAGCACAAAACATGgcattaaagactttttttgttgttgtcgttgATGAAGATGAAATCAGAATCAGAAGATATAAAAATAGGTGTTCGGATGCTAGTTTGACGTTTATAAGCTTTTAAAAGCTTGAGGTTTGAAGTACAGGGCAGTCAAAGAGAGATATAAACTACTTCTGAATCCACTAATGGTGGTTGACCTGCATTGTTATTGTGGTGTTAGATTTTGTTAGTATGCATtagaaattttatatatacctGCAGTTACATAAGCATGCGTTTTAATATAATGAACCATAAGCAATGGATACTgctattttgtaatttattcaaataataaaaagcttaaatgtgaaattaaaagcaagaaaaagtgagttgaactgaatcatttaaCGATTTTAATACAATCTCATTCGATATGTATTTCACACCCCATCGCTTAAATGTTTTAGCACGTATTTGAACACGTTTTagcacatttttgttattatttgtggttttagcatgttttagtttttgcacGTTTAGCATGTATaagttagcatgttgctagcatgttcCTAGCATGCTTTAGAATACGTTagcattacaatattttacaacaaaagCGAACAATAACTCTTATTGTAATTGAAAAGTATTATATGAACTTTTTGGAGGTCAAAGTCAGATGTGTTGGAAAAGATCGAGAGTACAGAGCTAGAACATCCAGAAGGTCTGTTCCAAGTTTGGTGGTCATAGCTTGATAACTCAAGGACGGGTTCGAAATTTGGCCTAAGAGGAATAATAAGCTTACTAGATCCGCGTGTTGTCATCATAACTTTTATTTGAAACGAGTCAGCCTGACATCAGTGCAAAAGCAGCTTCCCCTGTGACTAGTTGTGCTTGGTTTCAGACCGACGGTATGTCACGATCTCTGCTAGCTCACAGGTTTCTACATGGACACAGTATGGATGGAGCGTGTGCAGCGTGTTCCTCCGATCTCTCCTCGTGATCCTCCCCTGCTGTAAACTCACTCGCACACCCTgcccttttctttctctgtacATTAACGGTTGTTTTGATTCTGTTATTCTGCCTGTTTGCtgcttcattcatttatttgcttttccCTTGTTTCCTCTCCGCGTTCCTCTTCCCCGTTTCCACCCTCCTCAGCCAGGCTTTGTCAGGGACCTGGTAAGTCGCTCGTTTGACAGCTGCTAAACGTCCACGACTCACTAACACCGGTGCTGTGTCTTACTCCAGAGATCCTCCCATTAACCACTTGACCATTTATAGCTGTAGCTCACCCCGAAGCTCACATTTCAACATTTCAGATCATGTTTTGAGTCACTGGTGTCTCCTCCGGGACAGCTATCTGCCTGAATGCTGTTAAGTCAAATTATGTGTAGGctctatttttagaaatattcaaatgaatagAGAATCAGCTTGTAGTCTCATGACTACAATACAGGCTTGTAATGTCACATTAATTTGTAAAACCGTTGGCACAAGCATGATTATTGCAGATTTCACTAAGcatgaaatatatttgcatcatttacagttattgttttgttatattattttagatgcaCAATGCAGTTTTCCGCAGAGCCCCTAAAAAGACGTGGTGATGAAAGAAAAGCGGAGATGGGTTTGCGTTCTCTCACAAAAATGTTGCGTTCCCCTGAGaaattttgagtttgttttcaccaaactttgtgtttgtttgcagaaCGTTTATGGTGGAAAAATTAGGTGTGCGGTAGTTCTGTGAGAGATCGTAGAGTTTCTTTTTcgaatgcaaatgttttgtgaGAGAATGTAAAGTTTCTTGGAGGAAAGCAGTagtttttaaaagagaaaaattatGCAAGAGAATCTAAATTTAGCTAAACAACGTATTGTTTCTTGGGTGAATATTGTAGTTATGTGTCAAGTTTCTAGACCAATTCAATAGTTTTGTGAGAGGATCTAGTTTAT encodes:
- the fermt2 gene encoding fermitin family homolog 2 isoform X2 yields the protein MALDGIRMPDGCYADGTWELKMHVTDLNRDVSLRVTGEIHIGGVMLKLVEKLDVKKDWSDHALWWEKKKTWLLKTHWTLDKYGIQADARLLFTPQHKLLRLQLPNMKHMRVKVNFSDRVFKAVSDICKTFNIRHPEELSLLRKPRDPKKKKKKLEEAEEEALELEGPLLTPGSASEILYIGPVKGSIYSSPGLYSKTMTPTYDSRDGSPLSPTSAWFGDSPLSEGNPSILAVSQPITSPDIVVKMYKPQSLLDKAKINQGWLDSSRSLMEQDVKENEVLLLRFKYHSFFDLNPKYDAIRVNQLYEQAKWAILLEEIECTEEEMMMFAALQYHINKLSIMSSDNHMNNSEKEIDEVDAALSDLEITLEGGKTSNTLGDITSIPELADYVKVFKPKKLTLKGYKQYWCTFKDITISCYKSREEAHGTPAHQMNLRGCEVTPDVNISGQKFNIKLLIPVADGMNEIWLRCDTEKQYAQWMAACRLASKGKTMADSSYNLEVQNILSFLKMQHMNPDPQIIEPISTDINPECLVSPRYLKKYKSKQISARILEAHQNVAQMSLIEAKMRFIQAWQSLPEFGITHFLAKFQGAKKDELIGITYNRLIRMDAGTGDAIKTWRFSNMKQWNVNWEIKMVTVEFADEPSLAFICAEVDCKVVHEFIGGYIFLSTRAKDQNESLDEEMFYKLTSGWV
- the fermt2 gene encoding fermitin family homolog 2 isoform X5, with the protein product MALDGIRMPDGCYADGTWELKMHVTDLNRDVSLRVTGEIHIGGVMLKLVEKLDVKKDWSDHALWWEKKKTWLLKTHWTLDKYGIQADARLLFTPQHKLLRLQLPNMKHMRVKVNFSDRVFKAVSDICKTFNIRHPEELSLLRKPRDPKKKKKKLEEAEEEALELEGPLLTPGSASEILYIGPVKGSIYSSPGLYSKTMTPTYDSRDGSPLSPTSAWFGDSPLSEGNPSILAVSQPITSPDIVVKMYKPQSLLDKAKINQGWLDSSRSLMEQDVKENEVLLLRFKYHSFFDLNPKYDAIRVNQLYEQAKWAILLEEIECTEEEMMMFAALQYHINKLSIMSSDNHMNNSEKEIDEVDAALSDLEITLEGGKTSNTLGDITSIPELADYVKVFKPKKLTLKGYKQYWCTFKDITISCYKSREEAHGTPAHQMNLRGCEVTPDVNISGQKFNIKLLIPVADGMNEIWLRCDTEKQYAQWMAACRLASKGKTMADSSYNLEVQNILSFLKMQHMNPDPQIIEPISTDINPECLVSPRYLKKYKSKQGVCVGADRRLLCAAAAAGVVLQWPWTQSSSCDAGGWWASCPHISLSLEETLRSWGGVFRNGREKIQETSCAWECGEASWEEESGLFVRAMVESG
- the fermt2 gene encoding fermitin family homolog 2 isoform X1, yielding MALDGIRMPDGCYADGTWELKMHVTDLNRDVSLRVTGEIHIGGVMLKLVEKLDVKKDWSDHALWWEKKKTWLLKTHWTLDKYGIQADARLLFTPQHKLLRLQLPNMKHMRVKVNFSDRVFKAVSDICKTFNIRHPEELSLLRKPRDPKKKKKKLEEAEEEALELEGPLLTPGSASEILYIGPVKGSIYSSPGLYSKTMTPTYDSRDGSPLSPTSAWFGDSPLSEGNPSILAVSQPITSPDIVVKMYKPQSLLDKAKINQGWLDSSRSLMEQDVKENEVLLLRFKYHSFFDLNPKYDAIRVNQLYEQAKWAILLEEIECTEEEMMMFAALQYHINKLSIMSSDNHMNNSEKEIDEVDAALSDLEITLEGGKTSNTLGDITSIPELADYVKVFKPKKLTLKGYKQYWCTFKDITISCYKSREEAHGTPAHQMNLRGCEVTPDVNISGQKFNIKLLIPVADGMNEIWLRCDTEKQYAQWMAACRLASKGKTMADSSYNLEVQNILSFLKMQHMNPDPQIIEPISTDINPECLVSPRYLKKYKSKQPGFVRDLISARILEAHQNVAQMSLIEAKMRFIQAWQSLPEFGITHFLAKFQGAKKDELIGITYNRLIRMDAGTGDAIKTWRFSNMKQWNVNWEIKMVTVEFADEPSLAFICAEVDCKVVHEFIGGYIFLSTRAKDQNESLDEEMFYKLTSGWV
- the fermt2 gene encoding fermitin family homolog 2 isoform X3, translating into MALDGIRMPDGCYADGTWELKMHVTDLNRDVSLRVTGEIHIGGVMLKLVEKLDVKKDWSDHALWWEKKKTWLLKTHWTLDKYGIQADARLLFTPQHKLLRLQLPNMKHMRVKVNFSDRVFKAVSDICKTFNIRHPEELSLLRKPRDPKKKKKKLEEAEEEALELEGPLLTPGSGSIYSSPGLYSKTMTPTYDSRDGSPLSPTSAWFGDSPLSEGNPSILAVSQPITSPDIVVKMYKPQSLLDKAKINQGWLDSSRSLMEQDVKENEVLLLRFKYHSFFDLNPKYDAIRVNQLYEQAKWAILLEEIECTEEEMMMFAALQYHINKLSIMSSDNHMNNSEKEIDEVDAALSDLEITLEGGKTSNTLGDITSIPELADYVKVFKPKKLTLKGYKQYWCTFKDITISCYKSREEAHGTPAHQMNLRGCEVTPDVNISGQKFNIKLLIPVADGMNEIWLRCDTEKQYAQWMAACRLASKGKTMADSSYNLEVQNILSFLKMQHMNPDPQIIEPISTDINPECLVSPRYLKKYKSKQPGFVRDLISARILEAHQNVAQMSLIEAKMRFIQAWQSLPEFGITHFLAKFQGAKKDELIGITYNRLIRMDAGTGDAIKTWRFSNMKQWNVNWEIKMVTVEFADEPSLAFICAEVDCKVVHEFIGGYIFLSTRAKDQNESLDEEMFYKLTSGWV
- the fermt2 gene encoding fermitin family homolog 2 isoform X4 — translated: MALDGIRMPDGCYADGTWELKMHVTDLNRDVSLRVTGEIHIGGVMLKLVEKLDVKKDWSDHALWWEKKKTWLLKTHWTLDKYGIQADARLLFTPQHKLLRLQLPNMKHMRVKVNFSDRVFKAVSDICKTFNIRHPEELSLLRKPRDPKKKKKKLEEAEEEALELEGPLLTPGSGSIYSSPGLYSKTMTPTYDSRDGSPLSPTSAWFGDSPLSEGNPSILAVSQPITSPDIVVKMYKPQSLLDKAKINQGWLDSSRSLMEQDVKENEVLLLRFKYHSFFDLNPKYDAIRVNQLYEQAKWAILLEEIECTEEEMMMFAALQYHINKLSIMSSDNHMNNSEKEIDEVDAALSDLEITLEGGKTSNTLGDITSIPELADYVKVFKPKKLTLKGYKQYWCTFKDITISCYKSREEAHGTPAHQMNLRGCEVTPDVNISGQKFNIKLLIPVADGMNEIWLRCDTEKQYAQWMAACRLASKGKTMADSSYNLEVQNILSFLKMQHMNPDPQIIEPISTDINPECLVSPRYLKKYKSKQISARILEAHQNVAQMSLIEAKMRFIQAWQSLPEFGITHFLAKFQGAKKDELIGITYNRLIRMDAGTGDAIKTWRFSNMKQWNVNWEIKMVTVEFADEPSLAFICAEVDCKVVHEFIGGYIFLSTRAKDQNESLDEEMFYKLTSGWV